A stretch of Mesorhizobium sp. M2A.F.Ca.ET.046.03.2.1 DNA encodes these proteins:
- a CDS encoding family 16 glycosylhydrolase — protein MSFVVNAIGVPLYYSGASNHWFSASSPGTFNGSSGNDSIWASSGVNVTMYGGQGDDIYYLYSASNKVVEYAGQGVDTINTWMSYTLPNNVENLVVTNAHNYAFGNALDNIITAKGGGQTLDGGAGNDVLIDGGGGGADTFIIAKGNGSDSIVNFAANDTVRLDGYGFTTFAAIHDSMIQAGPNVVLNLGSGEILEFKNTTIDKFQPSQFQLPIDKSGMTLSFSDEFNTLNLNNSQGGTWDTNFWWGAANGSTLTRNNELQWYIDANYAPTSSVHPFSIDNGVLTITAAQAPADIKPLINNYEYTSGLLTTHDSFSQTYGYFEMRADLPENAGAWPAFWLLPEDGSWPPELDVVEMYGQKPNSLLMTGHTLETGQHTTVGSTVNVMDTAGFHTYGLLWTPDKLVWTYDGVQVAQAATPSDMNKPMYMLVDLAVGGQAGAPPDHLATPAQMKIDYIHAYTLDELQQSHLNVTAEHTA, from the coding sequence ATGAGCTTCGTCGTCAACGCGATAGGCGTTCCTCTTTATTATAGCGGCGCTTCCAACCATTGGTTTTCGGCGTCCTCGCCCGGGACGTTCAACGGCAGCAGCGGCAACGACTCCATCTGGGCCTCCAGCGGCGTCAACGTCACCATGTATGGCGGCCAAGGCGACGACATCTATTACCTCTATTCGGCGAGCAACAAAGTGGTCGAGTACGCCGGCCAGGGCGTCGACACCATCAACACATGGATGAGCTACACGCTGCCCAACAATGTCGAGAACCTCGTCGTCACCAACGCCCACAACTATGCCTTCGGCAATGCGCTGGACAATATCATCACCGCCAAGGGCGGCGGCCAGACCCTGGACGGCGGCGCGGGCAACGATGTGCTGATCGATGGCGGCGGCGGCGGCGCCGACACTTTCATCATCGCCAAGGGCAATGGCAGCGACTCCATCGTCAATTTCGCCGCGAACGACACCGTGCGGCTCGATGGCTACGGCTTCACTACCTTCGCCGCCATCCACGACAGCATGATCCAGGCGGGGCCGAATGTGGTGCTGAACCTCGGATCGGGCGAGATCCTCGAATTCAAGAACACGACCATCGACAAGTTCCAGCCCAGCCAGTTCCAGCTGCCGATCGACAAGTCCGGCATGACGCTGTCCTTCAGCGACGAGTTCAACACGCTGAACCTCAACAATAGCCAGGGCGGCACTTGGGACACCAACTTCTGGTGGGGCGCGGCGAACGGCAGCACGCTGACCCGGAACAACGAGCTGCAATGGTATATCGACGCCAATTACGCGCCGACCAGCTCGGTGCATCCGTTCAGCATCGACAATGGCGTGCTCACCATCACCGCGGCGCAGGCGCCGGCCGACATCAAGCCGCTGATCAACAATTACGAATACACCTCCGGCTTGCTCACCACGCATGACTCGTTCTCGCAGACCTATGGCTATTTCGAAATGCGCGCCGACCTGCCGGAAAACGCCGGCGCCTGGCCGGCCTTCTGGCTGCTGCCGGAAGACGGTTCGTGGCCGCCGGAACTCGACGTGGTGGAGATGTATGGCCAAAAGCCGAATTCGCTGCTGATGACGGGGCATACCCTCGAGACGGGCCAGCACACGACGGTCGGATCCACGGTGAACGTCATGGATACCGCCGGCTTCCACACCTACGGCCTGTTGTGGACGCCGGACAAGCTGGTCTGGACCTATGACGGCGTGCAGGTCGCGCAAGCGGCAACCCCGTCGGACATGAACAAGCCGATGTACATGCTGGTCGATCTCGCGGTCGGCGGCCAGGCCGGCGCGCCGCCGGATCATCTCGCCACGCCGGCCCAGATGAAGATCGACTACATTCACGCCTACACGCTGGACGAACTGCAGCAGAGCCATTTGAACGTCACGGCCGAACACACAGCCTAG
- a CDS encoding SRPBCC family protein, which translates to MPSTIHLHRVLATKPEKVYRAFVEADALAKWLPPNGFTCTVHEFEGKVGGAYKMSFRNFTTGGSHSFGGEFVELVPGERLRYTDRFDDPNLPGQIEVTVTLKKVLVGTEINITQAGIPDAIPAEACYLGWQESLRNLAKLVEPEINQ; encoded by the coding sequence ATGCCGAGCACCATCCACCTGCACCGCGTCCTGGCGACCAAGCCGGAGAAGGTCTACCGCGCATTCGTCGAGGCCGACGCGCTGGCCAAGTGGCTGCCGCCGAACGGCTTCACCTGCACGGTGCATGAGTTCGAGGGCAAGGTCGGCGGCGCCTACAAGATGTCCTTCCGCAACTTCACCACCGGCGGCAGCCATTCCTTCGGCGGCGAATTCGTCGAACTCGTCCCAGGCGAGCGCCTGCGCTACACCGACCGCTTCGACGATCCCAACCTTCCGGGCCAGATCGAGGTGACGGTGACCTTGAAGAAAGTGTTGGTCGGCACTGAGATCAACATCACCCAGGCCGGCATCCCGGACGCCATTCCCGCCGAGGCCTGCTATCTCGGCTGGCAGGAATCGCTGCGCAATCTGGCCAAGCTCGTCGAGCCGGAGATCAATCAATAG
- a CDS encoding type I secretion system permease/ATPase, protein MSRERPPTSLRPVSLRGVFLRAVSDVGLFSLLINLLLLVVPLYLLQVYDRVLPSSSVETLVYLSVIAVAALGFLGFLDAVRAVYTQRIAATVNDRLGATVFAASLGDRSGPSPLADLAAVCAFIRSRGVAVLFDLPFAPVFLGLLYLIHPVLFWVTLGGTALLVVLVVANQLAIGRNDALSAERSALASRAEQAFARNAETLRAMGMVENAARAWGRHVAEALVLHDRSASANAIFSGTSRALRMILQLAILGAGAWLVLKGEMTAGMIFASSLVSSRALQPLDQLIGSWRQIGEARRAWTRLQVALAAQPAQASKLTLPDPAGAIAAQDLFFIGPNATFGAEPILKRLSFAIQPGEAVAIVGPSGAGKSTLARLLVGATQPSGGSVRIDGAELRTWDESQLGRHIGYLAQEVELFPGSVSENIARFEAGADDAAIIEAARRAEAHELILSLRDGYQTMVAGTLSGGERQRIGLARAFYGNPRILVLDEPSTHLDGAGETALEAVLAAARAAGVTTIVITHRPSIAAACDRVMVLRGGVIEAFGPSAEVLRQPGAQRSTVVTGSFAPVIRASQTIRRGS, encoded by the coding sequence ATGTCGCGAGAGCGCCCTCCGACCAGCTTGCGGCCCGTTTCCCTGCGCGGCGTGTTCCTGCGCGCGGTCAGCGATGTCGGCCTGTTCTCGCTGCTGATCAACCTGCTGCTGCTGGTGGTCCCGCTTTACCTGCTCCAGGTCTATGACCGGGTGCTGCCCTCCTCCAGCGTCGAAACGCTGGTCTATCTGTCGGTCATCGCAGTCGCGGCGCTCGGCTTCCTCGGCTTTCTCGACGCCGTCCGCGCCGTCTACACGCAGCGCATCGCCGCCACCGTCAATGACAGGTTGGGCGCGACGGTTTTCGCCGCTTCGCTCGGCGACCGGAGCGGGCCGTCGCCGCTCGCCGACCTCGCCGCGGTCTGCGCCTTCATCCGCTCGCGCGGTGTGGCGGTGCTGTTCGACCTGCCCTTCGCGCCGGTCTTCCTCGGCCTGCTCTACCTCATCCATCCGGTGCTGTTCTGGGTGACGCTCGGCGGCACCGCGCTGCTGGTCGTGCTGGTCGTGGCCAACCAGCTTGCCATCGGCAGGAACGATGCGCTCTCCGCGGAGCGCTCGGCTCTGGCCAGCCGGGCCGAGCAGGCCTTTGCCCGCAACGCCGAGACGCTGCGCGCCATGGGGATGGTGGAAAACGCCGCGCGCGCATGGGGACGGCATGTGGCGGAGGCGCTCGTGCTGCATGACCGCTCGGCCAGCGCCAACGCGATCTTCAGCGGCACTTCCAGGGCGCTGCGCATGATTCTGCAGCTGGCGATCCTCGGCGCCGGCGCCTGGCTGGTGCTGAAGGGCGAGATGACGGCCGGCATGATCTTCGCCTCCTCGCTGGTGTCGTCGCGCGCGCTGCAGCCGCTCGACCAGCTGATCGGTTCGTGGCGACAGATCGGCGAGGCCAGGCGCGCCTGGACGCGGCTGCAGGTCGCGCTTGCGGCGCAGCCGGCACAAGCAAGCAAACTAACCTTGCCCGATCCGGCCGGCGCGATTGCCGCGCAGGATCTTTTCTTCATCGGGCCGAATGCGACGTTCGGCGCCGAGCCGATCCTGAAGCGGCTGAGCTTCGCGATTCAGCCCGGCGAAGCAGTGGCGATCGTCGGCCCGAGCGGCGCCGGCAAATCGACGCTGGCGCGGCTGCTTGTCGGGGCGACCCAGCCGAGCGGCGGCTCGGTCCGGATCGACGGCGCCGAGCTCAGGACCTGGGACGAGAGCCAGCTTGGCCGGCATATCGGCTATCTGGCGCAGGAGGTGGAGCTTTTCCCCGGCTCGGTCAGCGAGAATATTGCCCGCTTCGAGGCAGGCGCGGACGACGCGGCGATCATCGAGGCGGCAAGACGCGCCGAGGCGCATGAGCTGATCCTTTCGCTGCGCGACGGCTACCAGACGATGGTCGCCGGGACGCTGTCGGGCGGCGAGCGGCAGCGGATCGGGCTGGCGCGCGCCTTCTACGGCAATCCGCGCATCCTGGTGCTGGACGAGCCGAGCACGCATCTCGATGGCGCCGGCGAAACGGCGCTCGAAGCGGTACTGGCGGCCGCGCGCGCGGCGGGCGTCACCACGATCGTCATCACGCATCGCCCTTCGATCGCAGCGGCCTGCGACCGCGTGATGGTCCTGCGCGGCGGCGTCATCGAGGCGTTCGGACCGAGCGCCGAGGTGCTGCGGCAACCAGGCGCGCAGCGGAGCACGGTGGTGACGGGATCGTTCGCCCCGGTCATCCGCGCCTCGCAGACCATCCGCCGCGGGTCGTAG
- a CDS encoding SDR family oxidoreductase, whose product MAGEKVALVTAGGSGMGAAAAKRLAADGFKVGVLSSSGKGEALGKELGGFGVTGSNQSNDDLKRLTDGALERWGRIDVLVNSAGHGPRAQIIEISDEDWHKGIDTYFLNAVRPTRLVTPVMQKQKSGVIINISTAWAFEPSPMFPTSAVARAGLAAFAKIFADTYAADNIRMNNVLPGWIDSLPTTNERRDSVPMKRYGTSEEIAATISFLASDGAAYITGQNIRVDGGITRAI is encoded by the coding sequence ATGGCAGGCGAAAAAGTAGCTCTGGTGACGGCGGGCGGCAGCGGCATGGGGGCGGCGGCGGCGAAGCGCCTGGCGGCCGACGGGTTCAAGGTCGGCGTGCTCTCTTCCTCCGGCAAGGGCGAGGCGCTGGGCAAGGAACTCGGCGGCTTCGGCGTCACCGGCTCCAACCAGTCGAATGACGACCTGAAGCGCCTCACGGACGGCGCGCTGGAGCGCTGGGGCCGCATCGACGTGCTGGTCAACAGCGCCGGCCACGGGCCGCGCGCGCAGATCATCGAGATCAGCGACGAGGACTGGCACAAGGGCATCGACACCTATTTCCTCAACGCCGTGCGCCCGACCCGGCTGGTGACGCCGGTGATGCAGAAGCAGAAATCAGGCGTCATCATCAACATCTCGACCGCCTGGGCGTTCGAGCCGAGCCCGATGTTCCCAACCTCGGCCGTGGCGCGCGCCGGGCTTGCCGCCTTCGCCAAGATCTTCGCCGACACCTATGCGGCCGACAACATCCGCATGAACAATGTGCTGCCCGGCTGGATCGACAGCCTGCCGACGACGAACGAGCGCCGCGACAGTGTGCCGATGAAGCGCTACGGCACGTCGGAAGAGATCGCCGCGACGATCTCGTTCCTGGCTTCGGACGGGGCGGCCTACATCACGGGACAGAACATTCGCGTGGATGGGGGCATCACAAGGGCGATATGA